One segment of Senegalia massiliensis DNA contains the following:
- a CDS encoding sigma-54 interaction domain-containing protein, whose product MNRRQSKLSLIRDVVKKYANVVANVLGVDVEIVDKDLNRIAGTGIFKKRVDENILGEAYVYQNVLETGQYKIIENPGEHGLCERCVNKGGCSEELELSAPIKLKDEVIGVIGLICSNTVQKQIILSEIDLQLEFLYQISDFISSKVYEYMENERNKSVINVLTNIIDNVDKGIIMTSEEGQISHMNDSAKTQLHIKTNQNIENIEFVSKNEFIMGKEEYTIKIGDMKFDLLGNLISLPSVISNYNKVFMFNRIKKMKSEAYALTNAHRTITTDAILGKSKYTNALKERIKKFSDSKSTILITGESGTGKELIARTIHSESNRSDKPFVAINCGAIPDELLESELFGYVKGAFTGANSNGRMGKFELSNEGVIFLDEIGDMPLHLQVKILRVLQERKVTRIGSNKPIDLDIRVIAATNKDLKELIKKNNFRDDLYYRLNVIPINIPPLRERIEDIEIIMEQKIKKYNLLFEKDVEGIAEDAKKILLEYPWPGNVRELENTLEYMINLADNYNILKKEMIPENIMNYIQNRDIGNEIETIKKLKDVEKDYIIKALDIYGWDTKGKKMASKKLGIGIATLYRKLDESKCQK is encoded by the coding sequence ATGAATCGTAGACAGTCAAAGCTAAGCCTTATTAGAGACGTTGTAAAGAAATATGCAAATGTAGTTGCAAATGTTCTTGGAGTTGATGTTGAAATAGTTGATAAAGATTTAAATAGAATAGCTGGAACTGGAATATTTAAAAAAAGAGTAGATGAAAATATATTAGGAGAAGCTTATGTTTACCAAAATGTACTAGAAACTGGTCAATATAAAATAATTGAAAATCCTGGAGAACATGGTTTATGTGAAAGGTGTGTAAATAAAGGAGGTTGTAGTGAAGAGTTGGAATTAAGTGCACCAATAAAGCTTAAAGATGAAGTGATAGGTGTTATCGGTTTAATTTGTTCAAATACTGTACAAAAACAAATAATACTCTCTGAAATTGATTTACAACTTGAATTCTTATATCAAATATCAGATTTTATAAGCTCTAAAGTATACGAATATATGGAAAACGAAAGAAATAAATCAGTTATAAATGTTCTTACAAATATTATAGATAACGTTGATAAAGGTATAATTATGACAAGTGAAGAAGGTCAAATTTCACATATGAATGATAGTGCAAAAACTCAACTTCACATAAAAACTAATCAAAATATTGAGAATATAGAATTTGTTTCAAAAAATGAATTTATTATGGGGAAAGAAGAATATACTATTAAAATAGGGGATATGAAGTTTGATCTTTTAGGTAATCTTATAAGTCTTCCTTCTGTTATATCTAACTATAATAAAGTATTTATGTTTAATAGAATAAAAAAGATGAAATCAGAAGCTTATGCTTTAACTAATGCACATAGGACGATTACTACTGACGCCATATTAGGAAAATCTAAATATACTAATGCTTTAAAAGAAAGAATAAAAAAGTTTTCAGATTCGAAATCTACTATACTTATCACTGGAGAAAGTGGAACAGGAAAGGAACTTATAGCAAGAACAATTCATTCGGAAAGTAATAGAAGTGATAAGCCATTTGTAGCTATAAATTGTGGGGCAATACCAGATGAGCTTTTAGAGTCAGAATTATTTGGATATGTAAAGGGAGCTTTTACAGGTGCAAATTCAAATGGAAGAATGGGAAAATTTGAATTGTCAAATGAAGGAGTTATATTTTTAGATGAAATTGGTGATATGCCGTTGCATCTTCAAGTTAAGATATTAAGAGTACTTCAAGAAAGAAAGGTTACTAGAATAGGTTCAAATAAGCCTATAGATCTTGATATAAGGGTTATAGCTGCAACAAATAAGGACTTAAAAGAATTAATTAAAAAGAATAACTTTAGAGATGATTTATATTATAGATTAAATGTAATACCTATTAATATACCACCATTAAGAGAAAGAATAGAAGATATTGAAATAATAATGGAACAGAAGATAAAAAAATATAATTTATTATTTGAAAAAGATGTTGAAGGAATTGCAGAAGATGCAAAGAAAATTTTACTTGAATATCCTTGGCCAGGAAATGTGCGTGAACTTGAAAACACTTTAGAGTATATGATAAATCTAGCTGATAATTATAACATATTAAAAAAAGAGATGATACCTGAAAATATAATGAATTATATCCAAAATAGAGATATAGGAAACGAAATAGAAACTATAAAAAAACTCAAAGATGTAGAAAAAGATTATATCATAAAAGCCCTTGATATTTATGGTTGGGATACAAAAGGAAAGAAAATGGCATCTAAAAAATTAGGAATAGGAATAGCAACACTTTATAGGAAACTTGATGAAAGTAAATGTCAAAAATAA